From Cytobacillus sp. IB215665, the proteins below share one genomic window:
- the eno gene encoding phosphopyruvate hydratase yields the protein MSIIVDVYGREVLDSRGNPTVEVEVYTESGAFGRALVPSGASTGEYEAVELRDGDKDRYLGKGVIQAVNNVNEIIAPKMVGFDVTDQVAIDKALMALDGTENKGNLGANAILGVSMAVARAAADFLEVPLYQYLGGVNAKTLPVPMMNIVNGGEHADNNVDVQEFMVMPVGAQNFKEALRMGAEIFHSLKSVLKAKGYNTAVGDEGGFAPNLSSNEEALQTIIEAIEKAGYKPGEQIMLAMDVASSELYNKDDGKYHLEGEGVVKTSEEMVSFYEELVEKYPIISIEDGLDENDWEGHKLLTERIGHKVQLVGDDLFVTNTKKLEEGIEKGISNSILIKVNQIGTLTETFDAIEMAKRAGYTAVISHRSGETEDSTIADIAVATNAGQIKTGAPSRTDRVAKYNQLLRIEDQLQETARFDGLASFYNLKK from the coding sequence ATGTCAATCATTGTAGACGTTTATGGTCGTGAAGTATTAGATTCTCGTGGAAATCCAACAGTTGAAGTAGAAGTATATACTGAATCTGGTGCATTTGGACGTGCATTAGTACCAAGTGGTGCATCTACTGGAGAATATGAAGCGGTGGAATTACGTGATGGGGATAAAGATCGTTATTTAGGTAAAGGAGTTATCCAAGCGGTAAATAATGTGAATGAAATCATCGCTCCAAAAATGGTAGGCTTTGATGTTACTGATCAAGTAGCAATTGACAAAGCGTTAATGGCATTAGATGGCACAGAAAACAAAGGTAATTTAGGTGCAAATGCTATCTTAGGTGTATCAATGGCAGTTGCACGTGCTGCGGCTGATTTCTTAGAAGTTCCACTATACCAATATCTAGGTGGAGTTAACGCAAAAACATTACCTGTTCCTATGATGAATATCGTAAATGGTGGAGAGCATGCAGATAATAATGTAGATGTTCAAGAATTCATGGTTATGCCTGTAGGTGCACAAAACTTCAAGGAAGCACTTCGTATGGGCGCAGAAATATTCCATAGTCTAAAATCTGTTCTTAAAGCAAAAGGCTACAATACAGCTGTAGGTGATGAAGGTGGATTTGCACCAAACCTAAGCTCAAATGAAGAAGCGTTACAAACAATTATTGAAGCTATTGAAAAAGCAGGCTATAAACCAGGCGAACAAATTATGTTAGCAATGGATGTAGCTTCATCTGAGTTATACAACAAAGATGATGGCAAATACCATTTAGAAGGTGAAGGCGTTGTGAAAACGTCTGAAGAAATGGTTTCATTCTATGAGGAGCTTGTTGAAAAGTATCCTATCATCTCAATTGAAGATGGCTTAGATGAAAATGACTGGGAAGGCCATAAGCTACTAACAGAACGTATCGGACACAAAGTTCAATTAGTAGGTGACGATTTATTTGTAACAAATACGAAAAAACTTGAAGAAGGAATTGAAAAAGGAATTAGTAATTCAATCCTGATTAAAGTGAACCAAATTGGTACCTTAACTGAAACATTTGATGCAATTGAAATGGCAAAACGTGCGGGCTATACAGCTGTAATTTCTCACCGTTCAGGTGAAACTGAAGATAGCACGATTGCTGATATCGCTGTTGCAACAAATGCAGGACAAATCAAAACGGGTGCACCATCACGTACAGATCGTGTTGCGAAGTATAATCAATTGTTACGCATCGAAGATCAATTACAAGAAACTGCACGCTTTGATGGTTTAGCATCATTCTATAACTTAAAGAAATAA
- a CDS encoding NAD-dependent succinate-semialdehyde dehydrogenase: MFIKQNFINGQWIASEDVIAIKNPATKAIIGEVSNGGHTEAVLAIEAASKAFALWSKKTARYRSQLLYRWYQLIKENQDELARIITIEQGKPLKEALAEIEYANEYVLWYAEEAKRNYGNTIPASTTNKHIIVKKEPVGVVAAITPWNFPAAMITRKLAPALAAGCTVVVKPSEETPFTALKLIQLAEKANFPRGVINIVTGNAKQIGDAWLRDKRVRKLSFTGSTPVGKLLMKEAADSVKKLSLELGGHAPFIVTAQADIDRAVEGAIQSKFRNAGQVCVASNRFYIHEDVIESFTARLVERTSRLTMGNGLNNNIDIGPLINENAITKVMYHIEDAVEKGASILTGGKKISEEKGHYFQPTVIGNVTDDMVCMQDETFGPLAPITSFKTIDEVVNRANSSQYGLAAYVFTTSLDEATFFMNNLEYGVIGVNDGLPSAAQAPFGGYKESGLGREGGYFGIEEYLEQKYISVDSFTQ; this comes from the coding sequence ATGTTTATTAAGCAAAATTTTATAAACGGTCAATGGATAGCATCAGAAGATGTTATTGCTATCAAAAACCCGGCAACGAAAGCAATAATAGGAGAAGTTTCAAATGGCGGGCATACAGAAGCAGTTTTAGCTATTGAAGCAGCATCAAAAGCCTTTGCTTTATGGTCAAAAAAGACTGCAAGGTATAGAAGTCAACTTCTTTATCGATGGTATCAATTAATTAAAGAGAATCAAGATGAACTAGCTCGGATCATAACGATTGAGCAAGGAAAACCATTAAAGGAAGCTTTAGCAGAGATCGAATATGCAAATGAGTATGTGTTATGGTATGCAGAGGAAGCGAAACGAAATTATGGTAATACGATTCCAGCTTCTACAACTAATAAACATATTATAGTAAAAAAAGAGCCAGTAGGAGTAGTTGCTGCTATTACACCTTGGAATTTCCCTGCTGCAATGATTACTAGGAAACTTGCCCCAGCATTAGCAGCTGGATGTACCGTCGTTGTAAAGCCTTCAGAAGAAACGCCTTTTACCGCTTTAAAGTTAATACAATTAGCAGAAAAAGCTAATTTCCCTAGAGGCGTAATAAATATCGTAACAGGTAATGCTAAACAAATTGGCGATGCTTGGTTACGAGATAAGCGGGTTAGAAAATTAAGTTTTACTGGATCAACACCTGTAGGAAAACTTCTAATGAAAGAAGCAGCTGATTCTGTAAAAAAATTATCTCTCGAACTAGGGGGACATGCACCATTCATTGTCACAGCACAGGCAGACATCGATAGAGCTGTTGAAGGAGCCATTCAATCTAAATTCCGCAATGCAGGTCAAGTGTGTGTTGCATCTAACCGTTTCTATATTCATGAAGATGTGATAGAAAGCTTTACAGCTAGATTAGTAGAACGCACTTCTCGTTTAACCATGGGAAATGGGTTGAACAATAACATTGATATAGGACCCCTCATTAATGAGAATGCTATAACAAAAGTTATGTATCATATTGAAGATGCTGTAGAGAAAGGTGCGTCTATTTTAACAGGGGGGAAAAAGATCTCGGAAGAAAAAGGTCATTATTTTCAGCCTACTGTCATTGGAAATGTGACAGATGATATGGTCTGTATGCAGGATGAAACGTTTGGACCGTTAGCCCCCATTACCTCCTTTAAAACGATTGATGAAGTAGTGAACAGGGCAAATAGCAGTCAATATGGTCTTGCTGCATATGTATTCACAACTAGTTTAGATGAAGCTACATTTTTCATGAACAATTTAGAGTATGGAGTAATAGGTGTAAATGATGGACTCCCATCAGCTGCGCAAGCTCCTTTTGGCGGTTATAAAGAAAGTGGATTAGGTAGAGAAGGCGGGTACTTTGGAATAGAAGAATATTTAGAGCAGAAGTATATCTCTGTAGACTCCTTTACGCAATAA
- a CDS encoding type 1 glutamine amidotransferase domain-containing protein, whose translation MANILMVISNGIAVKSYRTGYWSEEFHVPLNVLEAEGHTVSIASPKGGDGMVDQFSLNDETDPDGKSREFEKLGRWKDTLRLADLQGKDYDVILFVGGHGPMFDVSYDPHAHRLINEIYDNKGIVAAECHAPSVLAFTYREDGKSIIDGKKVTAFPDAYEPKEVIEFLPYSVEQELAKVGTYVDKLDQPALAIWADDQIITSRDPASSESIAQEIVKALKKD comes from the coding sequence TTGGCAAATATATTAATGGTTATATCAAATGGAATAGCAGTAAAATCATATCGAACAGGTTATTGGTCTGAGGAATTTCATGTTCCATTAAATGTATTAGAAGCAGAGGGTCATACTGTGTCAATTGCTTCACCAAAAGGCGGAGATGGGATGGTTGATCAGTTTTCTTTAAATGATGAAACAGACCCAGACGGGAAATCAAGAGAGTTTGAAAAGCTTGGGCGTTGGAAGGATACGCTACGTTTAGCTGACTTACAAGGAAAAGATTACGATGTCATATTATTTGTCGGAGGACATGGACCTATGTTCGATGTTTCCTACGATCCACATGCTCATCGTTTAATAAATGAAATTTATGATAATAAAGGCATCGTTGCAGCAGAGTGTCATGCACCTTCTGTGCTAGCTTTCACTTATAGAGAAGACGGTAAATCAATCATCGATGGAAAAAAGGTTACTGCTTTTCCAGATGCCTATGAACCAAAGGAAGTAATAGAGTTTCTACCATATAGTGTAGAGCAAGAGCTGGCGAAAGTAGGCACATATGTCGACAAATTAGACCAGCCAGCATTAGCGATTTGGGCAGATGATCAAATTATTACGAGCCGTGACCCTGCATCATCGGAAAGTATCGCTCAAGAAATTGTAAAAGCATTAAAGAAAGATTAA
- a CDS encoding LysR family transcriptional regulator, with amino-acid sequence MKIEWLEAFQITAETKSLTKSSELLHMSQPALSKQIRNLEIDLGASLFIRSSTGVRLTQAGEILLKSSKNILKEVNSVRKEINLSQGIGDITIGSWPSIATSYLPYKFAKHKFNDQFRVKISHSFLELLSGLEQGLIDVALFDDREIKHSYYSKFLFSERFFLFINANHPIYTNQTSISFHEIKDESFVVLPPTCDARMLVDKEFTSKGSTLKVASEIEFGQSILGFVEANLGMSILPEIFIQNSSENVKAIEIQDFNISRHVSLIANDEAIGEKLVSMLR; translated from the coding sequence ATGAAAATTGAATGGTTAGAAGCATTTCAAATAACTGCAGAAACGAAAAGTTTGACTAAATCGAGTGAATTATTACACATGAGTCAACCTGCTTTAAGTAAACAAATAAGAAACCTTGAGATAGATTTAGGCGCTAGTTTATTTATTCGCTCTTCTACGGGTGTTCGATTAACTCAAGCTGGTGAAATATTATTAAAAAGCAGTAAAAATATCTTAAAGGAAGTCAATTCTGTACGTAAAGAAATTAATCTTAGTCAAGGAATAGGTGATATTACAATAGGATCTTGGCCGAGTATAGCAACGTCTTATCTTCCATATAAATTTGCTAAGCATAAGTTCAATGATCAATTCAGAGTGAAAATTTCTCATAGCTTTTTGGAATTATTATCTGGACTAGAGCAGGGGCTAATAGACGTTGCATTATTTGATGATCGAGAAATCAAACATTCTTATTACTCTAAGTTTTTATTTTCAGAACGCTTTTTCTTATTTATAAATGCCAATCATCCGATTTATACTAATCAAACTTCTATTTCCTTTCATGAAATAAAGGATGAATCATTTGTTGTACTTCCCCCTACTTGCGATGCTAGAATGCTCGTTGACAAAGAATTTACGTCAAAGGGCTCTACTTTAAAGGTTGCCTCAGAAATTGAATTTGGTCAAAGTATATTAGGTTTTGTTGAAGCAAACCTTGGTATGTCCATTCTTCCAGAAATATTTATACAAAATAGTTCAGAGAATGTTAAAGCTATCGAAATTCAAGATTTTAATATATCACGTCATGTTTCTCTAATAGCAAATGACGAGGCCATCGGGGAAAAATTAGTTTCAATGCTAAGGTAA
- the secG gene encoding preprotein translocase subunit SecG, with the protein MNTFLVTLLVIDCLALITVVVLQSGKSAGLSGAISGGAEQLFGKQKARGLDAVLQNLTIILSVLFFLLTIVLAYRGL; encoded by the coding sequence ATGAACACATTTCTTGTGACATTATTAGTGATAGATTGCTTAGCTCTTATTACGGTAGTTGTTTTACAATCAGGGAAAAGCGCAGGATTATCAGGTGCCATTTCTGGTGGAGCTGAGCAGCTTTTCGGAAAGCAAAAGGCAAGAGGATTAGATGCTGTTTTACAAAACTTAACGATTATTTTGTCTGTATTGTTTTTCTTGTTAACAATTGTATTAGCATATAGAGGCCTTTAA
- a CDS encoding transporter → MKILYELIMISLVILIILTFWVENSFNPIISWIVWVVFFLDFIGRLIFVKNKWEFIKNNPLLIVAIIPFDQFFQLARLVRIIYLFRIKTITKYYVQPLVQRISNLSKLLIILALLIIFSVEALLLWQLENNIISFWHSFYFVIGQLMFFGRDIYEVSHTVSYICVTFNSIVGVVIHGLVIQWLFNKIEPFYLKFTRTKRKGE, encoded by the coding sequence GTGAAGATTTTATATGAGTTAATTATGATAAGCTTAGTAATTTTAATCATACTTACTTTTTGGGTAGAAAATTCTTTTAATCCCATTATAAGTTGGATAGTTTGGGTTGTGTTTTTCTTAGATTTCATAGGCAGATTAATTTTTGTAAAAAATAAATGGGAATTCATAAAAAATAATCCATTACTCATTGTTGCAATTATTCCATTTGATCAATTTTTTCAATTAGCCCGTCTTGTAAGAATCATTTATTTATTTAGGATTAAGACCATTACCAAATATTATGTACAGCCATTAGTTCAGCGGATATCTAATTTATCAAAATTACTAATTATCTTAGCCTTATTGATAATATTTTCTGTTGAAGCACTGCTATTATGGCAACTAGAGAACAATATTATATCTTTTTGGCATTCTTTTTATTTTGTGATAGGACAATTGATGTTTTTTGGACGAGATATATACGAGGTAAGTCATACTGTTAGTTATATATGTGTAACTTTTAATTCAATAGTCGGAGTTGTAATTCACGGGTTGGTGATTCAATGGCTTTTTAATAAAATCGAACCCTTTTATTTGAAATTTACTAGGACCAAGCGCAAAGGTGAATGA
- a CDS encoding SDR family oxidoreductase: protein MNQSKIPAQHQNQQPGLEYMMDPKPVSALSSYKASGKLKDKVAIISGGDSGIGKSVAIHYAKEGSHIVIIYLNEHEDATETKELVEQEGSKCLLIDGDIGDESFCMQAIKQTIELFGKIDIIVNNAAEQHPQSGLLNITSAQLERTFKTNIFSFFYLTKFALPYLQQGSAIINTTSITAYEGNEQLIDYSATKGAIVAFTRSLAKSVVGKGIRVNGVAPGPIWTPLIPSTFSSGKVATFGNNTPMKRPGQPCEVAPAYVYLASDDSSYMTGQILHINGGKIVNG from the coding sequence ATGAACCAAAGTAAAATACCTGCACAGCATCAAAATCAACAACCTGGTCTGGAATACATGATGGACCCAAAACCAGTTTCAGCTCTGTCTTCCTATAAGGCGAGTGGTAAACTAAAAGATAAAGTTGCAATTATCAGTGGTGGGGACAGCGGTATAGGAAAGTCAGTCGCTATACATTATGCAAAAGAAGGATCACATATTGTTATCATTTATTTGAATGAACATGAAGATGCGACTGAAACAAAAGAACTTGTTGAACAAGAAGGTAGCAAATGTCTGTTAATTGATGGTGATATTGGTGACGAATCTTTTTGTATGCAAGCGATAAAACAAACCATAGAGCTTTTTGGAAAGATTGATATCATTGTAAATAACGCTGCTGAACAGCACCCACAAAGTGGGTTACTTAATATTACGTCAGCACAACTAGAACGAACGTTTAAAACAAATATTTTCTCCTTCTTTTATCTTACAAAGTTTGCATTACCCTATTTACAGCAAGGAAGTGCCATTATTAATACTACTTCTATTACAGCTTATGAAGGAAATGAACAGCTCATCGATTATTCAGCTACAAAAGGTGCAATTGTAGCCTTTACAAGGTCATTAGCAAAATCAGTAGTAGGAAAAGGCATTCGTGTTAATGGTGTGGCGCCTGGCCCGATTTGGACCCCTTTGATCCCTTCCACCTTTTCAAGCGGAAAGGTAGCAACATTTGGGAATAATACGCCAATGAAACGCCCTGGGCAGCCATGTGAGGTTGCCCCAGCATATGTATATTTAGCTAGTGATGATTCATCATATATGACTGGTCAAATACTACATATAAACGGTGGAAAAATAGTTAATGGGTAA
- a CDS encoding SDR family oxidoreductase produces the protein MDEKIAIVTGANSGMGLATTVEIAKTGATVIMLCRNKERGNKALQEAIEQSKSNKIDLMLCDLGSFESIRSFVKQFKEKYNALHILVNNAGVISLKRQETVDGYEAQIGVNHLGHFLLTNLLLDVMKNSKEARIVNVSSGAHKIGKIHFNDINLTKRYRTFKSYSQSKLANILFTKVLAERLTESSITVNALHPGAVATNIGVDRNTGFGKTIVGLLKYFFLTPAEGAATAIYLATSPEVNGITGEYFYKKKIASISKRAQDNEAAHRLWNWSEAAVELTKDSL, from the coding sequence ATGGATGAAAAAATCGCGATTGTAACAGGAGCTAACTCAGGAATGGGGTTGGCAACAACCGTTGAAATTGCCAAAACTGGGGCTACAGTTATCATGCTCTGTAGAAATAAAGAACGTGGTAACAAAGCTTTACAGGAAGCGATTGAACAAAGCAAATCAAACAAAATCGATTTAATGCTCTGTGATTTAGGATCCTTTGAAAGTATTCGTTCATTCGTCAAACAATTTAAAGAAAAATATAATGCTTTACATATATTAGTGAATAACGCTGGGGTTATCTCTTTAAAAAGGCAAGAAACAGTAGATGGTTATGAGGCACAAATAGGTGTTAACCATCTTGGACATTTTCTGTTAACTAACTTATTGCTAGATGTTATGAAAAACTCTAAGGAAGCTCGAATTGTTAATGTATCTTCTGGTGCTCATAAAATAGGAAAAATTCATTTTAACGATATTAACCTAACAAAAAGATATAGGACTTTTAAAAGCTATTCACAATCTAAACTAGCAAATATTTTATTCACTAAAGTGCTAGCTGAAAGATTAACAGAATCCTCTATTACAGTAAACGCTCTCCATCCTGGGGCAGTAGCTACAAATATTGGTGTAGACCGCAATACTGGTTTCGGTAAGACAATCGTTGGATTGTTGAAATACTTCTTCCTGACACCAGCCGAAGGGGCAGCTACTGCTATTTACCTTGCCACAAGCCCTGAAGTTAACGGTATAACTGGAGAATATTTTTATAAAAAAAAGATTGCTTCTATTTCAAAACGAGCTCAGGATAACGAAGCTGCGCATAGGTTATGGAACTGGAGTGAAGCTGCAGTAGAATTAACAAAGGATTCTTTATAA
- a CDS encoding Crp/Fnr family transcriptional regulator: MLTTINLTEVIKKLEVLSSLSLREVKEIEKNLYYRNYKKGQMLFIEGDPREKMYSILSGYVKTEKVNMNGTTRFNSFLKPTSFFPYIGIFVDDFYKYSAEAFTDLEVLYIPTIFIEEIIKKDKHILLHIVKCLTKKVEMLEHRLQTVTDSHAKNRVTQFIGYLAEDLGEAKNNTIHIPCPMTTVEVAKFSATSRETVSHVLNDLKKENRLTIYHKHFIINDPGYFLSAIM; the protein is encoded by the coding sequence GTGTTAACCACAATCAATTTGACTGAGGTAATAAAAAAATTAGAAGTGTTATCAAGTTTATCCCTAAGAGAAGTTAAAGAAATTGAAAAGAACCTATACTACAGGAACTACAAGAAGGGACAAATGCTTTTTATTGAAGGAGATCCTAGAGAGAAGATGTATTCAATATTAAGTGGCTACGTAAAGACTGAAAAGGTGAATATGAATGGGACAACTCGATTTAATTCTTTTTTAAAGCCTACATCATTTTTCCCTTATATAGGTATTTTTGTTGATGATTTTTATAAATATTCTGCTGAAGCTTTTACAGATCTTGAAGTATTATATATTCCTACTATTTTTATTGAAGAGATCATTAAAAAAGACAAGCATATTTTACTACATATAGTGAAATGCTTAACTAAAAAGGTAGAGATGCTTGAACATAGGCTTCAAACAGTTACTGACTCACATGCAAAGAATAGGGTAACTCAATTTATTGGTTATTTAGCAGAGGATCTAGGAGAGGCGAAAAATAACACCATTCACATTCCATGTCCAATGACAACTGTGGAAGTAGCCAAATTTTCAGCTACTTCTAGAGAAACAGTCAGTCATGTACTCAATGATTTAAAGAAGGAAAATAGATTAACAATATATCATAAACATTTTATTATAAACGACCCTGGCTATTTTTTATCTGCTATTATGTAA
- the arcC gene encoding carbamate kinase codes for MKNQKVVVSLGGNAIQSGNKASDKEQRQACYHTAQQLVHLFHNDYEVVITHGNGPQVGNIMLQQQLNENEQLPAMPLDTCGAMSQGMIGYWMQNALLDVFKQEDIEKDVSTIITQVLVDTNDQAFTHLTKPIGPFYNEQEANILKNTKGYIVKEDAGRGFRRVVASPKPLDIVEKNVIETLVEKKYVVIAGGGGGIPVINKNGILVGVEAVIDKDFVSEKIAELIDADILLILTTVDHVSINYNTQNQIDLHHLTVEEAHQYIEQGQFAEGSMLPKVQAALQFVNSKPGRKAIITSLDHVVEAFEGNIGTQITQAEKKAMFC; via the coding sequence ATGAAGAACCAAAAAGTCGTTGTTTCATTAGGTGGGAACGCAATTCAATCAGGAAATAAAGCGAGTGATAAAGAGCAGCGACAAGCTTGTTATCATACCGCACAACAATTAGTTCATTTATTTCATAACGATTACGAAGTCGTCATCACACATGGAAATGGGCCACAAGTGGGCAACATTATGTTACAACAACAATTAAACGAAAATGAACAACTACCAGCAATGCCATTAGACACTTGTGGAGCAATGAGTCAGGGCATGATTGGCTATTGGATGCAAAATGCATTATTAGATGTTTTTAAACAAGAGGATATTGAGAAAGATGTATCCACAATTATTACTCAAGTATTAGTAGACACAAACGATCAAGCATTTACACATCTAACTAAACCGATCGGACCATTTTATAATGAACAAGAAGCAAATATACTGAAAAATACAAAAGGGTATATTGTTAAAGAAGATGCTGGGAGGGGCTTTAGAAGAGTCGTTGCATCACCAAAACCACTTGATATTGTAGAAAAAAATGTAATTGAAACTTTAGTTGAGAAGAAATATGTCGTCATAGCTGGTGGTGGTGGCGGTATACCTGTCATTAATAAAAACGGCATATTAGTTGGAGTAGAAGCTGTCATTGACAAAGACTTTGTTTCAGAAAAGATAGCAGAACTAATTGATGCAGATATCCTATTAATTCTTACTACAGTTGACCATGTTTCAATTAATTACAATACACAAAACCAAATAGACCTTCACCATCTAACTGTCGAAGAAGCACATCAATATATTGAACAAGGACAGTTTGCAGAAGGGTCTATGCTGCCAAAAGTACAAGCAGCGTTGCAATTTGTTAATTCAAAACCAGGAAGAAAGGCGATCATCACCTCCCTTGATCATGTTGTAGAAGCATTCGAAGGTAATATAGGTACTCAAATTACACAAGCAGAAAAAAAAGCTATGTTTTGTTAA
- a CDS encoding YfcC family protein, with protein MQKSTKTKFKMPSAFTILFFIIIAVAALTWVVPAGQYDYVDPEASKLEPIPGTYTSAEQTPQGIWEVLYAPIKGFFDAQDIALFVLVIGGFLGVVMKTGAVEAGIGNVVRKLKGREYIMIPILMTLFALGGTTYGMAEETIAFYPLVIPIIIAAGYDALTAVLIIAVGAGIGVLGSTVNPFATGIASGFAGISIGEGLLLRVIILVVGLIIGILFVMNYAKKVKEDPAKSLVAHLHQAHKDSFLKGKDEIEVVELTKRRKAVLWVFGLTFVIMVLGVIPWAWKFNITIFDDFNNMILGIPVVGNLLGSMIPLGDWWFGELTLLFLVSALIIGFIYKMGEEEFTSTFVEGTKDLLAVALIIGVSRGITVVMNDGGMTASVLHWGEEMLADLGPTAFANLAFLFYLPLSFLVPSTSGLATLSMPIMAPLADFAGVNRDIVITAFQSASGVINLITPTSAVIMGALAIAKVPYEIYFKYMWKMLFALSIMIMIFLSIAVLI; from the coding sequence ATGCAAAAATCTACAAAAACCAAATTTAAAATGCCCAGTGCATTTACTATTCTGTTTTTCATAATTATAGCGGTTGCTGCTTTGACATGGGTTGTTCCTGCCGGTCAATATGATTATGTAGACCCAGAGGCATCCAAATTAGAGCCAATTCCAGGAACTTATACTTCAGCAGAACAAACGCCACAAGGAATATGGGAAGTGCTCTATGCACCAATCAAAGGTTTTTTTGATGCTCAAGATATTGCATTATTTGTGCTAGTCATTGGGGGATTTCTAGGGGTTGTGATGAAAACCGGTGCTGTCGAAGCTGGTATTGGCAATGTGGTCCGTAAGTTAAAGGGTAGAGAATATATTATGATTCCGATATTAATGACACTTTTTGCACTTGGTGGAACGACTTACGGCATGGCTGAGGAAACGATTGCTTTTTACCCACTTGTTATTCCCATCATCATTGCTGCAGGTTATGATGCTTTAACCGCTGTATTAATCATTGCCGTAGGGGCAGGTATTGGGGTGCTAGGATCTACAGTCAATCCTTTTGCAACTGGGATCGCTTCTGGTTTTGCAGGAATTTCCATAGGAGAAGGTTTATTACTTCGTGTGATTATACTAGTCGTCGGGTTAATAATTGGGATTCTGTTCGTTATGAACTATGCAAAAAAGGTGAAAGAAGATCCTGCTAAATCATTAGTAGCTCATTTGCATCAAGCACATAAAGACTCTTTTTTAAAAGGAAAAGATGAAATAGAGGTTGTAGAGTTAACGAAGCGTAGAAAAGCGGTATTATGGGTATTCGGACTTACCTTTGTCATTATGGTTCTTGGAGTGATTCCATGGGCATGGAAGTTCAATATTACAATTTTTGATGACTTCAATAATATGATTTTAGGCATACCTGTCGTTGGTAATTTATTAGGTAGTATGATCCCGCTTGGAGACTGGTGGTTTGGTGAGTTAACGCTATTGTTCCTCGTATCAGCACTCATTATTGGCTTTATATATAAGATGGGAGAAGAAGAATTCACATCTACATTTGTTGAGGGTACAAAGGATTTATTAGCAGTAGCACTCATCATTGGTGTATCAAGAGGTATTACTGTAGTAATGAATGATGGAGGAATGACTGCATCCGTGCTGCATTGGGGAGAAGAAATGTTAGCAGACTTAGGTCCCACAGCATTTGCTAATTTAGCTTTTCTTTTCTACTTACCTCTATCATTCTTAGTGCCATCAACATCTGGACTAGCAACCTTGTCTATGCCTATTATGGCTCCACTAGCAGACTTCGCGGGAGTAAATAGAGATATTGTCATAACGGCTTTCCAATCTGCTTCAGGTGTTATCAATCTTATTACACCAACATCAGCAGTAATTATGGGGGCTTTAGCAATCGCAAAAGTACCTTACGAAATTTATTTTAAATATATGTGGAAAATGCTCTTCGCCCTTTCAATTATGATCATGATATTTTTAAGTATAGCGGTACTCATATAA